A genomic segment from Dasypus novemcinctus isolate mDasNov1 chromosome X, mDasNov1.1.hap2, whole genome shotgun sequence encodes:
- the LOC101419752 gene encoding heat shock-related 70 kDa protein 2-like, producing the protein MAAGSPAIGIDLGTTYSCVGVFQHGRIEIIANFQGNRTTPSYVAFKGSERLIGEAAKNQEAMNPTNTIFNTKRLIGRKFHDDTVQSDMMHWPFQVICEKGKPKVMVQYKGENKTFFPEEISSMVLSKMKEFAEAYLGKKVENAVITVPAYFNDAQRQATKDAGTITGLNVLRIMNEPTAAAIAYGLDKKRILKHEKNVLIFDLGGGTFDVSILSIQEAIFEVKATAGDTHLGGEDFDDRMVNHLIKEFKHKHKKDITSDKRAVRRLRTACEKAKRILSFSSYASIEIDSFYEGIDFYTFISRARFEELNADLFRGTLKLVEKALKDAKLNKSQIHEIVLVGGSTRIPKIQKLLKDFFNGKQLNKTINPDEAIAYGAAVEAAILMGEKSENLQDLLLLDVTPLSLGIETAGGLMTPVIKRNTTIPTIQTEMFTTYFDNQTCVTMKVYEGERALAKSNKLLGNFKLTGISPAYRGIPKIQVTFDIDTNGILHVTATDQNSGRKNNITINNDNGHLSKDDIDQMVEEAKKYRLEDEIIRDRVAARNTLEAYIFDLIQTVEKNTPRIKLRGEAKRDILEECQEVLKWLEGNQMADVNEYEHKQKELERVFNLSVIKLCFSVGSGHHAAQSSEEPRSSIDEVD; encoded by the coding sequence atggctgctggaagtcCTGCCATTGGCATTGATCTGGGTACCACCTACTCCTGTGTGGGTGTCTTCCAGCATGGAAGAATAGAGATCATTGCCAATTTCCAAGGCAACCGTACCACTCCAAGTTATGTAGCTTTCAAGGGAAGTGAACGCCTCATTGGGGAGGCTGCCAAGAACCAAGAGGCCATGAACCCCACCAACACCATCTTTAATACCAAGAGGCTGATTGGGCGCAAGTTTCATGATGACACAGTTCAGTCAGATATGATGCATTGGCCTTTCCAAGTGATTTGTGAAAAGGGGAAGCCCAAAGTCATGGTACAATATAAAGGTGAAAATAAGACTTTTTTCCCAGAGGAAATCTCTTCTATGGTTCTAAGCAAGATGAAGGAGTTTGCGGAGGCCTATTTagggaaaaaagtagaaaatgcaGTGATTACTGTCCCAGCTTACTTTAATGATGCCCAGCGTCAGGCCACCAAGGATGCGGGGACCATAACTGGTCTTAACGTCCTGAGAATCATGAATGAGCCCACTGCCGCAGCCATAGCCTATGGCTTGGacaaaaaaagaatcttaaaacaTGAGAAGAACGTACTTATCTTTGACTTGGGTGGTGGCACCTTCGACGTTTCCATCCTAAGCATCCAGGAAGCGATCTTTGAAGTAAAAGCCACAGCTGGTGACACCCACTTGGGTGGGGAAGATTTCGACGACCGTATGGTAAATCACCTGATTAAAGAATTCAAACACAAACATAAAAAGGATATAACCTCAGACAAGAGGGCAGTGCGCCGCCTCAGAACCGCCTGCGAGAAGGCAAAGCGCATCTTGAGCTTCTCCTCTTACGCCAGCATTGAAATCGATTCATTCTATGAGGGTATAGATTTCTACACTTTCATCTCCCGTGCCCGCTTTGAGGAGCTCAATGCTGACCTTTTCCGTGGAACTCTGAAGCTAGTAGAGAAGGCTTTGAAGGATGCCAAGCTGAACAAGAGCCAGATTCATGAAATCGTGCTGGTGGGTGGGTCAACTCGTATCCCAAAGATTCAGAAGTTGCTCAAGGATTTCTTCAATGGAAAGCAGCTCAACAAGACCATCAACCCTGATGAGGCCATAGCATATGGGGCAGCTGTGGAAGCAGCTATTCTCATGGGTGAAAAATCAGAGAATTTGCAAGATCTCCTTCTCCTGGATGTTACCCCTCTCTCTCTGGGCATAGAAACAGCAGGGGGTCTTATGACACCCGTGATCAAGAGAAACACCACTATTCCTACAATTCAAACTGAGATGTTCACAACTTACTTTGACAACCAGACCTGTGTCACGATGAAAGTGTATGAGGGAGAAAGGGCTTTAGCTAAAAGTAATAAATTGTTGGGCAATTTCAAACTTACTGGGATCTCTCCAGCTTACCGTGGCATCCCCAAAATTCAGGTAACCTTCGACATAGACACCAATGGCATTCTCCACGTAACGGCTACAGACCAAAATAGTGGCAGGAAAAATAACATCACCATTAATAATGACAATGGCCATCTCAGTAAAGATGACATTGACCAGATGGTTGAGGAAGCAAAAAAATATAGATTAGAAGATGAAATCATCAGAGACAGGGTGGCTGCCAGAAATACTTTAGAAGCCTACATTTTCGATCTCATACAAACCGTGGAAAAGAATACTCCGAGAATCAAGTTGAGAGGAGAAGCTAAAAGGGACATTCTTGAGGAGTGCCAGGAAGTGCTGAAATGGCTTGAGGGCAACCAAATGGCTGACGTCAACGAGTATGAGCATAAGCAGAAAGAGCTTGAAAGAGTCTTCAACCTGAGTGTTATCAAGCTTTGCTTCTCAGTAGGATCTGGCCACCACGCTGCCCAAAGCTCAGAGGAGCCAAGGTCTAGTATTGATGAAGTGGACTAA